From the Maioricimonas rarisocia genome, one window contains:
- a CDS encoding PQQ-binding-like beta-propeller repeat protein, with amino-acid sequence MPRIFARSSLLLLVSLACARPSLIAADIEWTGWLGPQRTGRVEGYTPPASWPDQFEKQWQVDVGTGYGSPLVADGRVWQHARLGENEVVWCLDLATGETIWQQSYETPFKIGGGAEFHGKGPKSSPELADGRVFTLSITGLLSAWNAETGQQLWQRDYSTKFSPNHPYWGASTSPLVDGDRVILHVGNDEGGTLIALNAATGEELWRQGKDAPSYSSAILVEIDGVRQVIDWNQRVLTGVDAATGKQLWETPFPQVSSDQNMPTPSFHEGHVIVGAENRGVRSFTPRLKKDGDWTVTENWHQKDVALDMATAVVNDGLLYGFSHYRRGQLFCLDIASGEVLWSGPGRTGDNATFLSIEGYVIALTDSGELQIVAATGDGFEQVASYKVADTPSWAPPVLLKDGILIKAENTLARWSLPEASDKRP; translated from the coding sequence ATGCCGCGAATCTTTGCCCGCTCCTCTCTGCTTCTTCTCGTGTCTCTCGCTTGTGCCCGCCCGTCGCTGATTGCAGCCGACATCGAATGGACCGGCTGGCTCGGTCCCCAGCGAACCGGGCGGGTCGAAGGCTACACACCGCCCGCTTCGTGGCCGGATCAGTTCGAGAAGCAGTGGCAGGTCGACGTCGGCACCGGCTACGGCTCGCCGCTGGTCGCAGATGGCCGGGTCTGGCAGCATGCCCGCCTGGGAGAGAACGAGGTCGTCTGGTGTCTCGATCTGGCGACCGGCGAGACCATCTGGCAACAGAGCTACGAGACGCCGTTCAAGATCGGCGGCGGTGCAGAGTTCCACGGCAAAGGTCCGAAGTCCTCACCCGAGCTGGCTGACGGACGCGTGTTCACTCTGAGCATCACCGGACTGCTGTCCGCGTGGAATGCAGAAACCGGACAGCAGCTCTGGCAGCGGGATTACTCCACCAAGTTCAGCCCGAACCATCCCTACTGGGGTGCCTCGACATCCCCGCTCGTCGATGGCGACCGGGTGATTCTCCACGTCGGCAACGACGAAGGCGGGACGCTGATCGCCCTCAACGCGGCCACGGGCGAGGAACTCTGGCGGCAGGGAAAGGACGCCCCCTCCTACTCGTCGGCGATTCTCGTCGAGATTGACGGCGTGCGGCAGGTGATCGACTGGAACCAGCGGGTGCTGACCGGCGTCGATGCCGCCACAGGCAAACAACTGTGGGAGACGCCCTTCCCGCAGGTCTCGTCTGACCAGAACATGCCGACCCCGAGCTTCCATGAGGGTCACGTGATCGTCGGTGCCGAGAATCGCGGCGTCCGCAGCTTTACTCCCCGGCTGAAGAAGGACGGCGATTGGACCGTCACGGAGAACTGGCACCAGAAAGACGTCGCCCTGGACATGGCCACGGCGGTCGTGAACGACGGGCTGCTGTACGGCTTCTCGCATTATCGCCGGGGGCAGCTGTTCTGCCTCGACATCGCTAGCGGCGAAGTGCTCTGGAGCGGCCCGGGACGGACCGGCGACAACGCCACATTTCTCTCGATTGAGGGATACGTAATCGCATTGACGGACTCGGGCGAACTGCAGATCGTTGCCGCGACCGGCGATGGCTTCGAGCAGGTCGCCTCCTACAAGGTTGCCGACACGCCGTCATGGGCTCCGCCGGTTCTGCTGAAGGACGGCATCCTGATCAAGGCGGAGAACACGCTGGCCCGGTGGTCACTCCCGGAGGCGTCCGACAAGCGCCCGTGA
- a CDS encoding carboxypeptidase-like regulatory domain-containing protein codes for MRWQKLISQLAVALACLGMLVPAAPAAAGHTVPDRCVDVSLTPEGTLTGQFVDSQGRPLAGQQITVWQSGREVARTFSDADGLYRVAHLPSGVYQVAAGSTCRSFRIWPHTVAPPAARPVATVVAAGDAVRGQGFEEPFPPWLVTMAGSSALVGFGILLSDSHDLEAKAKAPASP; via the coding sequence ATGCGCTGGCAGAAGCTGATCTCGCAACTGGCGGTCGCCCTGGCCTGCCTGGGGATGCTGGTTCCGGCCGCACCTGCTGCCGCGGGTCACACGGTCCCCGACCGATGCGTCGACGTTTCGCTCACGCCGGAAGGAACGCTGACGGGCCAGTTCGTCGATTCCCAGGGACGACCGCTTGCCGGCCAGCAGATCACCGTGTGGCAGTCGGGACGCGAGGTGGCACGGACATTCAGCGACGCCGACGGCCTGTATCGCGTGGCGCACCTGCCTTCGGGCGTCTACCAGGTGGCTGCAGGAAGCACTTGCCGATCATTCCGCATCTGGCCTCACACCGTAGCTCCTCCCGCCGCCCGGCCCGTGGCGACTGTTGTGGCGGCCGGCGACGCTGTCCGCGGCCAGGGCTTCGAGGAACCATTCCCGCCCTGGCTGGTCACGATGGCCGGGTCGAGTGCGCTGGTCGGTTTCGGAATCCTGTTGAGTGACTCGCACGACCTCGAGGCAAAGGCGAAGGCTCCGGCGAGCCCGTAG
- a CDS encoding PQQ-binding-like beta-propeller repeat protein, with translation MRPERSGLLHRGFTLLLGLVALPAFQASADDWPQWGGPQRDLVWREDGIVRKFPSGGLLPRIWSTPVGEGYAGPAVADGRVFVLDFLRDSDRGGRGGTERVLCLDAETGDVLWQHAYPVQYTVSYPNGPRATPVIDDNRVYTIGALGDMFCFDVASGDILWETGFQKEFGTRLPNWGMAASPLVEGDQLITLVGGQEALVVSFDKRTGQVLWRALDSGAVGYCPPAIFELGGRRQLLVWHPEALVALDPEDGKLQWQIPDRVGAGLTIATPRVVGNRVFVSSFYNGGRMIEVAADGQSAQIVWQGKSDSEISTDTLHCLMSTPVFTGSHIYGIGTYGQLRCLDAHTGERIWETFEATGEGRWWNAFLIPHEDRYFIHNEQGDLIIARLSPEGYEEISRAKLLEPTRRVRRRMTIWSHPAFAMQSVFARNDREIVRVDLRRDE, from the coding sequence ATGCGGCCAGAACGCAGCGGCCTTCTTCATCGAGGTTTTACGTTACTTCTTGGGCTGGTCGCCCTGCCGGCGTTCCAGGCATCGGCTGACGACTGGCCGCAGTGGGGAGGACCGCAACGGGATCTGGTGTGGCGCGAAGATGGCATCGTCCGAAAGTTTCCGTCCGGCGGGCTGCTGCCGCGGATCTGGTCGACCCCGGTCGGCGAAGGGTACGCTGGTCCGGCCGTCGCCGACGGTCGCGTGTTCGTGCTCGACTTTCTGCGGGACAGCGACAGAGGCGGCCGCGGCGGAACAGAGCGGGTCTTGTGTCTCGATGCGGAGACGGGGGACGTCCTCTGGCAGCATGCGTACCCGGTCCAGTACACAGTCAGCTATCCCAACGGACCCAGAGCCACGCCGGTCATCGATGACAACCGTGTGTATACGATCGGTGCCCTGGGGGACATGTTCTGCTTCGATGTCGCGAGCGGCGACATCCTCTGGGAGACCGGGTTCCAGAAGGAATTCGGTACGCGCCTGCCCAACTGGGGTATGGCCGCATCCCCGCTGGTCGAAGGAGATCAGCTGATCACGCTCGTCGGCGGCCAGGAGGCTCTTGTCGTCAGCTTTGACAAACGGACCGGCCAGGTGCTCTGGCGGGCCCTCGACAGTGGCGCGGTCGGCTACTGTCCACCGGCAATCTTCGAGCTGGGTGGGCGACGACAACTGCTCGTGTGGCATCCCGAAGCGCTGGTGGCGCTCGATCCGGAGGACGGCAAGCTGCAGTGGCAGATTCCGGATCGCGTCGGGGCCGGGCTGACGATCGCCACGCCCCGCGTTGTGGGCAATCGAGTGTTCGTCAGCAGTTTCTATAACGGCGGACGGATGATCGAAGTCGCTGCCGACGGTCAATCCGCGCAGATCGTCTGGCAGGGAAAGAGCGACAGTGAGATCAGCACCGATACGCTGCACTGTCTGATGAGCACGCCCGTCTTTACGGGCTCACACATCTATGGAATCGGAACGTATGGCCAGCTTCGCTGTCTGGACGCACACACGGGGGAACGGATATGGGAGACGTTCGAGGCGACCGGAGAAGGCCGGTGGTGGAACGCGTTTCTCATTCCGCACGAGGATCGGTATTTCATTCATAACGAACAGGGAGACCTGATCATCGCGCGGCTCTCTCCGGAGGGCTACGAAGAAATCAGTCGGGCGAAACTGCTCGAGCCGACTCGCCGCGTCCGTCGCCGCATGACGATCTGGTCTCATCCGGCATTCGCGATGCAGAGTGTCTTTGCCCGCAACGACCGCGAGATTGTGCGGGTCGATCTCCGCCGTGACGAGTGA